The following proteins are co-located in the Castanea sativa cultivar Marrone di Chiusa Pesio chromosome 8, ASM4071231v1 genome:
- the LOC142607674 gene encoding ATP-dependent RNA helicase DBP2-like isoform X2, with protein MSYVPPHLRNSGPTTTTKISSANLDNGRTNLSFSSSSSSSSAFRRSSASSIPNSILPQWQPSERVLRMKPDQIEDVRLRLNVDVTVASDSSPALAPIESFTDMCLHQSIMKDIAIHGYTTPTPIQAQAMPVALSGRDMLGCAETGSGKTAAFSIPMIQHCLAQPPVRRGDGPLALVLAPTRELAQQIEKEVKAFSRSLESFKTAIVVGGTNIAEQRSELKAGVDIIVATPGRFIDHLQQGNTSLSRVSFVVLDEADRMLDMGFEPQIREVMRSLPEKHQTLLFSATMPVEIEALAQDYLTKPVQVRVGNVSSPTANVSQTLNKVSEIEKIDRLLALLVEEASQAGRSGRSVPLTIVFVERKTRCDEVAEALVAQDLHAVALHGGRSQSEREAALREFRNGSTNILVATDVASRGLDVTGVAHVINLDLPKQNLKLQLWLPQL; from the exons ATGTCGTACGTGCCTCCACATCTCAGAAACTCAGGCCCAACCACTACCACCAAAATCTCATCCGCAAACCTAGACAATGGCCGAACCAACCTCTCcttttcctcctcctcctccagctctTCTGCCTTCCGCCGCAGCTCCGCCTCCTCTATCCCCAACTCCATCCTCCCTCAATGGCAGCCCTCCGAACGCGTTCTCCGCATGAAGCCCGACCAG ATTGAAGATGTTCGTTTGCGGCTCAATGTTGATGTTACTGTTGCGTCGGACTCATCTCCGGCGCTTGCACCGATTGAGTCTTTTACGGATATG TGTTTGCATCAGAGCATCATGAAGGATATAGCGATTCATGGATACACTACTCCTACTCCTATTCAGGCGCAGGCAATGCCAGTTGCCCTCAGTGGAAGGGATATGCTGGGTTGTGCTGAAACGGGAAGTGGCAAAACGGCTGCATTCAGCATTCCGATGATACAG CATTGCTTGGCGCAACCTCCTGTTCGTCGTGGCGATGGACCTTTGGCACTGGTACTGGCTCCTACTAGAGAGCTTGCCCAGCAAATTGAAAAAGAG GTTAAGGCCTTTAGTAGATCTCTTGAGTCATTCAAAACTGCAATAGTTGTGGGTGGAACAAATATCGCTGAGCAG AGGTCTGAGCTAAAGGCAGGAGTGGATATCATTGTTGCTACTCCTGGAAGGTTTATTGATCATTTGCAACAAGGAAACACTTCCCTCTCTAGAGTTTCATTTGTTGTTTTGGATGAAGCAGATAGAATGCTGGATATGGGATTTGAACCACAGATAAGAGAG GTGATGCGGAGTCTTCCAGAAAAGCATCAAACTTTGCTGTTTAGTGCAACCATGCCTGTGGAGATTGAAGCATTAGCACAG GATTACTTGACTAAACCTGTTCAAGTGAGGGTTGGAAATGTGAGTAGCCCAACAGCAAATGTATCTCAAACATTGAATAAGGTTTCCGAAATTGAGAAG ATTGATAGGCTTCTAGCTTTGCTTGTAGAGGAGGCATCACAAGCTGGAAGATCTGGTCGTTCTGTTCCATTAACTATTGTGTTTGTGGAAAGGAAG ACAAGGTGTGATGAAGTTGCTGAAGCTTTGGTAGCACAAGATTTACATGCAGTTGCTCTTCATGGTGGCCGTAGTCAGAGTGAAAGAGAGGCTGCTCTACGTGAATTTAGGAATGGCTCTACTAATATTTTG GTTGCCACTGATGTTGCATCTCGTGGCTTGGATGTCACAGGAGTTGCTCATGTTATAAATCTGGATCTTCCCAAG CAAAACCTGAAGCTTCAGTTATGGCTGCCTCAATTATAG
- the LOC142607674 gene encoding ATP-dependent RNA helicase DBP2-like isoform X1, translating into MSYVPPHLRNSGPTTTTKISSANLDNGRTNLSFSSSSSSSSAFRRSSASSIPNSILPQWQPSERVLRMKPDQIEDVRLRLNVDVTVASDSSPALAPIESFTDMCLHQSIMKDIAIHGYTTPTPIQAQAMPVALSGRDMLGCAETGSGKTAAFSIPMIQHCLAQPPVRRGDGPLALVLAPTRELAQQIEKEVKAFSRSLESFKTAIVVGGTNIAEQRSELKAGVDIIVATPGRFIDHLQQGNTSLSRVSFVVLDEADRMLDMGFEPQIREVMRSLPEKHQTLLFSATMPVEIEALAQDYLTKPVQVRVGNVSSPTANVSQTLNKVSEIEKIDRLLALLVEEASQAGRSGRSVPLTIVFVERKTRCDEVAEALVAQDLHAVALHGGRSQSEREAALREFRNGSTNILVATDVASRGLDVTGVAHVINLDLPKTMEDYVHRIGRTGRAGSMGQATSFYTDRDMVLVAQIKKAIADVQSGNPVNYAVGKDARRKEREAAASHKEARSALSNLSVMGPRPINIEDKYMFMIAASNVKGEGAADSAWDD; encoded by the exons ATGTCGTACGTGCCTCCACATCTCAGAAACTCAGGCCCAACCACTACCACCAAAATCTCATCCGCAAACCTAGACAATGGCCGAACCAACCTCTCcttttcctcctcctcctccagctctTCTGCCTTCCGCCGCAGCTCCGCCTCCTCTATCCCCAACTCCATCCTCCCTCAATGGCAGCCCTCCGAACGCGTTCTCCGCATGAAGCCCGACCAG ATTGAAGATGTTCGTTTGCGGCTCAATGTTGATGTTACTGTTGCGTCGGACTCATCTCCGGCGCTTGCACCGATTGAGTCTTTTACGGATATG TGTTTGCATCAGAGCATCATGAAGGATATAGCGATTCATGGATACACTACTCCTACTCCTATTCAGGCGCAGGCAATGCCAGTTGCCCTCAGTGGAAGGGATATGCTGGGTTGTGCTGAAACGGGAAGTGGCAAAACGGCTGCATTCAGCATTCCGATGATACAG CATTGCTTGGCGCAACCTCCTGTTCGTCGTGGCGATGGACCTTTGGCACTGGTACTGGCTCCTACTAGAGAGCTTGCCCAGCAAATTGAAAAAGAG GTTAAGGCCTTTAGTAGATCTCTTGAGTCATTCAAAACTGCAATAGTTGTGGGTGGAACAAATATCGCTGAGCAG AGGTCTGAGCTAAAGGCAGGAGTGGATATCATTGTTGCTACTCCTGGAAGGTTTATTGATCATTTGCAACAAGGAAACACTTCCCTCTCTAGAGTTTCATTTGTTGTTTTGGATGAAGCAGATAGAATGCTGGATATGGGATTTGAACCACAGATAAGAGAG GTGATGCGGAGTCTTCCAGAAAAGCATCAAACTTTGCTGTTTAGTGCAACCATGCCTGTGGAGATTGAAGCATTAGCACAG GATTACTTGACTAAACCTGTTCAAGTGAGGGTTGGAAATGTGAGTAGCCCAACAGCAAATGTATCTCAAACATTGAATAAGGTTTCCGAAATTGAGAAG ATTGATAGGCTTCTAGCTTTGCTTGTAGAGGAGGCATCACAAGCTGGAAGATCTGGTCGTTCTGTTCCATTAACTATTGTGTTTGTGGAAAGGAAG ACAAGGTGTGATGAAGTTGCTGAAGCTTTGGTAGCACAAGATTTACATGCAGTTGCTCTTCATGGTGGCCGTAGTCAGAGTGAAAGAGAGGCTGCTCTACGTGAATTTAGGAATGGCTCTACTAATATTTTG GTTGCCACTGATGTTGCATCTCGTGGCTTGGATGTCACAGGAGTTGCTCATGTTATAAATCTGGATCTTCCCAAG ACAATGGAAGATTATGTACACCGGATTGGAAGGACGGGGCGTGCAGGATCAATGGGCCAAGCTACTTCATTCTACACCGATCGTGATATG GTGCTTGTGGCACAGATAAAGAAAGCAATAGCAGATGTTCAATCTGGGAACCCTGTGAATTATGCAGTTGGGAAG GATGCAAGAAGGAAGGAGAGAGAAGCAGCAGCTTCACACAAAGAAGCAAGAAGTGCTCTGTCCAACCTCTCAGTGATGGGACCCAGACCAATAAACATTGAGGATAAGTATATGTTCATGATTGCAGCCTCAAACGTTAAAGGAGAGGGTGCTGCAGATAGTGCGTGGGATGATTGA
- the LOC142607902 gene encoding protein NETWORKED 4A-like → MATTLERSLKLPKRTESRLSRSWWWDSHVSPKNSKWLAENLEEMDQSIKRMLKLIEEDGDSFAKKAEMYYQKRPELISHVEEIYRIYRSLAERYDHVTGELRKNIPSELQSQGSGASDISLDLSYISDHKLGRRRTSHRAAGFDYFLGSGGNGTDISQKEGDEISTLTDSEAESDDSSVNNYSVLSGYSGDQRVNRKTIELEIELREMKERLRMQHEENADGSLRGAKIENPDDFNARIALYEQELRIANEKIRLSEDEKTRLKIENQRYKSPEFSNDNQSELGSSTLEDMKMRDAELDLEINRTPDLLERIGESESDILDQDGKIKALVEELRINRERLQDSEKEIASLKLELQSSGNIRHLQEQLESAKKEIISWKTKFNSEKREVSKLQERISRLKASLSDRGHEIRDLKQEVSDAEQKIFPEKSQLKTEMSKVLGERDRLKEEVRDWESHARLLEDEIRMAKAEKMEMEERLTGELVQLRAEIDERGVRIENLNKSLDMLTSERDELDAKVQALKAEVSTRDDRIDEMDVYLQQLQVEHVELKTKMDGARKLLEELRARAKELEGEIEKQKALILEGAEEKREAIRQLCFSLEHYRNGYHMLREAFMGHKRVPVLAS, encoded by the exons ATGGCTACGACATTG GAACGATCCCTTAAGCTTCCGAAGAGGACAGAATCAAGACTGTCTCGTTCATGGTGGTGGGATAGTCATGTCAgtccaaaaaattcaaagtgGCTTGCAGAGAATCTTGAGG AGATGGACCAGAGCATCAAACGTATGTTGAAGTTGATTGAAGAGGATGGAGACTCATTTGCCAAAAAGGCTGAGATGTATTATCAAAAGAGACCTGAATTGATTTCTCATGTTGAGGAGATTTACCGCATTTACCGGTCACTAGCTGAGCGATACGATCACGTGACAGGAGAATTGAGGAAGAATATTCCCTCAGAACTCCAATCCCAGGGCTCAGGCGCTTCTGACATTAGCTTGGACTTGTCCTATATTTCTGATCATAAGTTGGGTCGTCGTAGAACTAGCCACCGAGCTGCTGGTTTTGATTACTTCCTTGGCTCTGGTGGAAACGGCACTGATATCAGCCAGAAAGAAGGGGATGAAATATCTACATTGACGGACTCTGAAGCAGAATCTGATGATTCCTCGGTCAACAATTACTCAGTTCTATCAGGGTACAGTGGTGATCAAAGGGTGAACAGGAAGACAATTGAATTGGAGATTGAGCTCCGTGAAATGAAAGAAAGGCTCCGAATGCAACATGAAGAGAATGCCGATGGTTCATTGAGGGGAGCAAAAATCGAAAATCCTGATGATTTCAATGCTAGAATTGCACTGTATGAGCAAGAGCTGAGGATTGCAAATGAAAAAATACGCCTTTCAGAGGATGAGAAAACTCGGCTGAAGATTGAGAACCAAAGATATAAGTCACCGGAATTCAGTAATGATAACCAGTCAGAGCTTGGATCGTCAACACTGGAAGATATGAAGATGCGGGATGCTGAGCTGGACTTAGAAATTAATCGGACACCAGATCTTCTAGAAAGGATTGGTGAGTCAGAGTCAGACATTTTGGACCAAGATGGCAAGATTAAAGCATTGGTGGAAGAGCTGAGAATCAACAGAGAAAGGCTTCAGGACTCGGAGAAGGAAATTGCTAGTTTAAAGCTTGAACTTCAATCCTCTGGAAACATACGCCATTTGCAGGAGCAGCTTGAATCGGctaaaaaagaaatcatttcCTGGAAAACAAAATTCAACTCAGAGAAAAGAGAGGTCTCCAAGCTGCAGGAAAGAATTTCCAGGTTGAAAGCTAGTTTATCAGACCGGGGTCATGAGATCAGGGATTTGAAACAAGAAGTATCTGATGCTGAGCAGAAGATTTTTCCTgaaaaatcacaattaaaaaCAGAAATGTCTAAAGTGTTGGGAGAGCGTGATCGTTTGAAGGAGGAGGTCAGAGATTGGGAAAGTCATGCTCGTTTGCTAGAAGATGAGATCAGAATGGCCAAGGCTGAAAAGATGGAAATGGAGGAAAGACTTACTGGTGAACTTGTGCAGTTGAGGGCAGAAATTGATGAGAGGGGCGTTCGCATAGAAAATTTGAATAAGAGCCTTGACATGTTAACATCAGAAAGAGATGAACTTGATGCAAAAGTTCAGGCACTCAAAGCAGAGGTGAGTACTAGAGATGACCGCATTGACGAAATGGATGTGTATTTGCAGCAATTGCAAGTGGAACATGTGGAACTTAAGACTAAAATGGACGGGGCACGTAAATTGTTGGAGGAGCTGAGAGCAAGAGCAAAGGAACTTGAGGGGGAGATTGAGAAGCAAAAAGCTTTGATCTTGGAAGGAGCAGAGGAGAAACGAGAGGCTATAAGGCAGCTATGCTTTTCTCTCGAGCATTATAGGAATGGATATCATATGCTTCGGGAGGCTTTTATGGGGCACAAGCGAGTTCCAGTTTTGGCATCATAA